In the genome of Cellvibrio sp. KY-YJ-3, one region contains:
- the birA gene encoding bifunctional biotin--[acetyl-CoA-carboxylase] ligase/biotin operon repressor BirA — protein sequence MSLNLFDSNSLGQALKLLSDGEFHSGEELGALLGVSRAAVWKTLKKFELLGIDLISVKGKGYCIGGGLDLLDQSKIFSGRCESLNINVFAQVDSTNSYLLRQNKPERHVCLAENQTAGRGRRGRIWVSPFAQNLYLSIGWGFDGGVAVLEGLSLAIGLAVVRSLRHYGISGLKLKWPNDILYKDKKLGGVLIEMNGDPSGYCLVVVGVGLNVSMHDDHASSIDQPWINLNDILAEQGVPLITRNQLASSLLDELVLILSDYHRIGFAAYKEEWALSAAHMNQAVSIHSGNTVRTGVMRGVDSTGALRLDVDGKEQIFHGGELSLRGAYAS from the coding sequence ATGAGCCTTAATCTATTTGATTCAAATTCATTAGGCCAGGCGCTGAAATTATTGTCTGATGGAGAGTTTCATTCTGGAGAAGAGTTGGGCGCTTTACTTGGTGTTAGTCGTGCGGCAGTGTGGAAAACATTAAAAAAGTTTGAGTTGCTTGGCATTGATCTTATCTCGGTGAAAGGAAAAGGTTACTGTATTGGCGGTGGACTGGATTTACTCGATCAGTCCAAAATATTCTCGGGGCGATGTGAGTCCTTAAATATCAATGTGTTTGCGCAGGTGGATTCAACCAATTCTTATCTTTTGCGCCAAAATAAGCCGGAGCGTCATGTTTGTTTGGCTGAAAATCAGACGGCTGGCCGAGGAAGGAGAGGTCGAATTTGGGTTAGCCCTTTTGCGCAGAATCTTTACCTTTCAATTGGGTGGGGATTTGATGGCGGGGTCGCTGTCTTAGAGGGGCTTAGTTTGGCAATTGGTTTGGCTGTGGTCAGGTCTCTGCGTCATTACGGTATTTCCGGGCTGAAATTGAAGTGGCCAAACGACATATTATATAAAGACAAAAAACTGGGTGGTGTTCTAATTGAAATGAATGGCGACCCTTCTGGTTATTGTTTGGTGGTGGTTGGGGTTGGTCTTAATGTATCAATGCATGACGATCATGCCTCTTCAATTGATCAGCCCTGGATTAATCTGAATGATATTTTGGCGGAACAAGGCGTTCCTCTAATTACCAGGAATCAACTCGCATCATCCTTGCTGGATGAATTGGTGCTCATTCTATCTGATTACCATCGCATTGGTTTTGCGGCTTATAAAGAAGAGTGGGCACTGTCTGCGGCGCACATGAATCAGGCTGTTAGTATTCATAGCGGAAATACCGTGCGAACGGGTGTTATGCGTGGAGTTGATAGTACAGGAGCTCTCCGGCTTGATGTTGATGGCAAAGAGCAAATCTTTCATGGAGGAGAATTGTCCTTGAGGGGGGCTTATGCGTCTTGA
- the alr gene encoding alanine racemase: protein MLIFSWHFASNKAFANGFYCAALLICAISFLILERLCVLTIDLNAIQHNWLKLSSLTQSNVAGVIKANAYGLGAAEVGLALHAIGCREFFLASVDEAIAARSYLPGDAVVYVLGGLRNVDVSELYARNIIPVICSAYDVERWLKFKTDCGINAAAALKINTGMTRFGLDERDFYLLCGDESRLKAINPLMLMSHLACADDFVHLQNNLQFDRFLKSFQYIKKLLPQIKASLANSSGIFLGKQWHFDLVRPGAALYGINPTPLEKNPMLPVVRLSLPILQIRRLDATELIGYGATVSLSAGAKVAVVAGGYADGVNRTLGAQPEGMLLGQRVKSIGRISMDSMIFDVSHIAASDEDLMCSSIDVVGEQFPLDKLIKDNQSLGYEVLTSIGSRYKRTYLSGVI, encoded by the coding sequence TTGCTGATTTTTTCATGGCATTTTGCTTCCAATAAAGCTTTTGCTAATGGCTTTTATTGTGCTGCTCTGCTTATATGCGCGATAAGTTTTTTGATCCTTGAGAGATTGTGCGTGTTAACTATTGATCTGAACGCTATTCAGCATAACTGGTTAAAGTTATCGTCTTTAACGCAGTCAAATGTGGCCGGAGTCATTAAAGCGAATGCTTACGGCTTAGGGGCAGCAGAAGTTGGTCTCGCCTTGCATGCTATTGGCTGTAGAGAGTTTTTTTTGGCGTCTGTAGATGAGGCGATTGCAGCCCGATCATACTTGCCTGGTGATGCGGTAGTTTATGTTTTGGGGGGGCTTCGAAACGTAGATGTTTCGGAGCTTTATGCGAGAAATATTATCCCTGTAATTTGTTCAGCCTATGATGTTGAGCGATGGCTGAAATTTAAGACTGATTGTGGAATAAATGCGGCTGCCGCACTGAAAATCAATACTGGGATGACGCGTTTTGGTCTTGATGAGCGTGATTTTTATTTACTCTGTGGCGATGAGTCCCGTTTAAAAGCTATTAATCCTCTGATGCTCATGAGTCATCTTGCTTGCGCGGATGACTTTGTGCATCTACAAAATAATTTGCAATTTGATCGTTTTTTAAAATCCTTTCAGTACATCAAAAAATTATTGCCTCAGATTAAGGCTAGTTTAGCTAACTCCTCAGGAATTTTTTTAGGCAAGCAATGGCATTTTGATTTGGTGCGTCCTGGTGCTGCACTTTATGGGATTAATCCCACACCTTTAGAAAAAAATCCAATGCTTCCTGTTGTTCGTCTCTCATTGCCAATATTGCAGATTCGCAGATTGGATGCGACTGAATTGATTGGTTATGGCGCCACAGTAAGTTTATCTGCTGGTGCAAAAGTAGCCGTAGTAGCTGGAGGTTATGCCGATGGGGTTAACAGAACTTTAGGGGCTCAGCCTGAAGGTATGTTATTAGGGCAGCGAGTAAAATCAATAGGCAGAATATCAATGGATTCAATGATATTTGATGTGTCCCATATTGCTGCATCAGATGAGGATTTGATGTGTTCTTCGATAGACGTTGTTGGCGAGCAGTTTCCGCTAGATAAGCTTATCAAAGATAATCAATCGCTGGGTTATGAGGTGCTTACTAGTATTGGCTCACGATACAAGCGCACATATTTGTCTGGAGTGATATGA